The Tachyglossus aculeatus isolate mTacAcu1 chromosome 7, mTacAcu1.pri, whole genome shotgun sequence genome includes a region encoding these proteins:
- the ELK4 gene encoding ETS domain-containing protein Elk-4, which produces MDSAITLWQFLLQLLQEPQNKHVICWTSNDGEFKLLQAEEVARLWGIRKNKPSMNYDKLSRALRYYYVKNIIKKVNGQKFVYKFVSYPEILNMDPMAVGRIEGDCEIAGFTEVSSNLKDLENGGREKPLQPCAKTSSRNDYIHSGLYSSFTLNSLNSSNVKLFKSIKIENPAEKMAEKKTPQEPPPSVIKFVTTPSKKPPAAPLTSAISTVPSISMASEDPLQVLETLVPPRLPPPEVPVSGLDAATAFPTASPESSLSPPLGETSRSPSPPLSSNPDLDIDTDIDSVGSQPIELPQNLSVELKEQEATLLDKDSTNNSTRSKKPKGLELTPTLVITGSDPSPLGILSPSLPTASLTPALFSQTPILLTPSPLLSSIHFWSTLSPVAPLSPARLQGASTLFQFPSVLNSHGPFTLSSLDGPSTPGPFSPDLQKT; this is translated from the exons ATGGACAGTGCCATCACTCTGTGGCAGTTCCTccttcagctcctccaggagcctcAGAACAAACACGTGATCTGCTGGACTTCTAATGACGGGGAATTCAAGCTATTGCAAGCAGAGGAGGTGGCCCGGCTCTGGGGAATTCGCAAAAACAAGCCAAGCATGAATTACGACAAACTCAGCCGAGCTCTCAGATACTACTATGTGAAG AACATCATCAAAAAAGTGAATGGTCAGAAGTTTGTGTACAAGTTTGTCTCCTACCCAGAGATTTTGAACATGGACCCCATGGCCGTGGGCCGGATAGAGGGAGACTGTGAAATCGCAGGTTTCACGGAAGTCAGCAGCAATCTGAAGGATTTGGAgaacggggggagagagaagccaCTCCAACCCTGTGCCAAGACCTCCAGCCGCAACGATTACATTCATTCTGGCCTGTACTCCTCATTTACCCTCAACTCTTTGAATTCCTCCAACGTAAAGCTCTTCAAATCGATAAAGATTGAGAATCCAGCCGAGAAAATGGCAGAGAAGAAAACCCCCCAGGAGCCACCGCCCTCAGTCATCAAGTTCGTAACGACGCCGTCCAAAAAGCCTCCAGCAGCGCCCCTTACCTCCGCCATTTCAACCGTCCCAAGCATTTCCATGGCTTCAGAAGACCCCCTCCAAGTCTTAGAGACTCTCGTCCCTCCCAGACTGCCTCCCCCTGAAGTCCCGGTGTCGGGACTCGACGCGGCCACCGCTTTCCCCACAGCGTCCCCCgagtcctctctctcccctcctttagggGAGACGTCcagatccccttcccctcccttgagTTCCAACCCAGACCTGGATATCGATACAGACATAGACtctgtgggctcacagcctatagaGCTCCCCCAGAATTTATCTGTGGAGCTCAAAGAGCAGGAAGCGACTCTACTAGACAAGGACAGCACAAATAACTCAACCCGGTCCAAGAAACCCAAAGGGCTGGAACTTACACCCACTCTCGTGATCACAGGCAGTGACCCAAGTCCATTGGGGATCCTGAGCCCATCTCTCCCTACGGCTTCTCTTACGCCTGCACTTTTTTCACAG ACTCCTATCTTGCTGACGCCTAGCCCCTTGCTCTCCAGTATTCACTTTTGGAGCACTCTCAGTCCTGTCGCTCCCTTGAGTCCAGCCAGACTGCAAGGTGCTAGCACTCTTTTCCAG TTTCCTTCAGTGTTGAACAGTCATGGGCCATTTACCCTCTCCAGCCTGGATGGACCGTCCACACCTGGCCCCTTTTCCCCAGACCTTCAGAAAACATAG